The following coding sequences are from one Thermodesulfobacteriota bacterium window:
- the lepB gene encoding signal peptidase I, with amino-acid sequence MGEMNASRGFSERKRRSYLWGGTGLLALGAGLTLLNLVTSVPDYQKVSWLLVGFFLVSGTLGVGVAKGALPRTGKLAEYGEALVVAILLAILIRGTLVQAFKIPSGSMLPTLQIGDHLLVSKFLYGIRIPYTENRVLGIREPRHGDIVVFAYPEDDSKDFIKRIVAVPGDRLEVRNKKIWINGEPLDDPWGVYRDPSIYPSGNEGGKRDNFGPVLVPPNAYFTMGDNRDHSYDSRFWGFVEDARIKGKAFILYWSWDSERTRPRFERLGSLIR; translated from the coding sequence ATGGGCGAGATGAACGCGAGCCGGGGGTTCTCCGAGCGCAAGCGGCGATCCTACCTCTGGGGAGGAACGGGACTTCTGGCGCTCGGTGCCGGCTTGACCCTGCTGAATCTCGTGACGTCCGTGCCGGACTACCAGAAGGTGAGCTGGCTGCTCGTGGGGTTTTTCCTCGTCTCCGGCACACTGGGAGTCGGGGTAGCGAAGGGCGCTCTGCCCCGGACCGGGAAGCTTGCGGAGTACGGCGAGGCCCTGGTGGTGGCCATCCTCCTGGCGATCCTCATCCGGGGCACTCTCGTGCAGGCCTTCAAGATCCCGTCCGGGTCCATGCTGCCCACCCTCCAGATCGGGGATCACCTGCTGGTCTCCAAGTTCCTCTACGGCATCCGCATTCCGTACACGGAAAACCGGGTCCTCGGGATTCGTGAGCCCCGCCATGGCGATATCGTCGTCTTCGCCTACCCGGAGGATGACTCCAAGGATTTCATCAAGCGCATCGTCGCGGTGCCCGGCGACCGCCTGGAGGTGCGAAACAAGAAGATCTGGATCAACGGGGAACCCCTGGACGATCCCTGGGGAGTCTACCGAGACCCCTCCATCTATCCCTCGGGCAATGAGGGCGGCAAGCGAGACAACTTCGGTCCGGTCCTGGTGCCGCCCAACGCCTACTTCACCATGGGGGACAACCGCGACCACAGCTACGACAGCCGTTTCTGGGGGTTCGTGGAGGACGCGCGCATCAAGGGCAAGGCCTTCATCCTCTACTGGTCCTGGGACTCCGAGCGTACCCGGCCCCGCTTCGAGCGGCTGGGAAGCCTGATCCGCTGA
- a CDS encoding chitobiase/beta-hexosaminidase C-terminal domain-containing protein has protein sequence MVYEIEVFEDALFTLGVASASGIAEGTDVTAWPVPLDLRENTRYHWRVRAADGNRASQWAYGSFFVNLENEAPGAFALSWPADGFEVDTLTPALAVTNSRDPDEDPLTYAFEVYEDEALALLAASVSGMVEGAGGPGGGGATSWTVDAPLGDGATYWWKAVATDEHGVSTESAVGSFVVNLANHAPTVPLLAAPGAGSEVSETALALVVANAADPDADPDGDPLTYTFELDTVPTFDSPEKQAMAGILEGTGWEPGQTSWEVPGALRDDTRYYWRAKASDEAAESPWTAVATFFVSTANDPPSAPTLRNPSDGGEVGSTAPLLVLKEALDPEEESLTYDYELYADAGLTTRVAAAEGQGLAWAPPQPLDDDRYYHWRARAVDAHGLAGEWMAAARFVVNEAAFLDPPAVALTLPGAGGLRTNQAAVALAWTASNPSGTALVSLYFDEEGAGYAGTLLAAGLAPEAGAYAWDVTELPEGTYYVYVAIEDSYGAAKAYAPGSVILDRTPPATSASPPGGLYAAAQLVALIADDEEAVIRYTTGGLPPDASSPVYTGPIAVESSTVLSFFAVDPAGNPGEVRAETYVIDTEPPAVAIASPLPGLTSDPAPVLAYSASDGTVRVLVDGIAVAKVSGDRLDPLADGPHTVRVEATDAAGNVGFAEVSFAVETAAPTELLVPVRTSRGSGLPGVRVYAFTAAGAYTGKSATADASGVARFDPKLFSAGSYKLRADYLGYPFWSAVFTLPGTGVVPVEIAEETAAVQVTQGGAPRAGVKVYLFTGAGAYLGRFAITDADGMVRFDLPAGKDYKLRADLLGGQYWSDVLAVGAGAANAFAVVTGGGVLTTTVDSGDGTPVAGANVYLFSAGGSYLGLSRTTDTAGRVSFDVPTAGYKLRCDLLGYQFWSDLVTVTTDTAIPFPIPHRDVTARVVADYAGSREAKPYVRVYLFTEAGSYLGRYQDTNEAGEVTFRLPERAYKLRADVLAFQYWSEPFSWTDPTLVIPEGTAEVRVTQAEQPLAGVKVYAFTAAGAYLSLHGVTLADGTASFRLPAQTYRFRADHQGSQYWSADTALLPDQVNSVPVLTGGGAFTLRVTDLAGTPLVGLPCYLFGAAGSYLGESRTTTSAGEAGFDLADGTYRFRVDHKGYSFWTDPAAVTAAGPFDQGLVIDQRATTAAVQRDYGGALVPAQAIPVYLFTEAGAYLGERRTTNAAGQAVFELPDRSYQVRADYLSGQFWSAPFTAADPVITIAEGQAEVAVTQAGSPVAGVKVYAFNAGGTYLVLNETTDAEGKVYFWLPEGTYGFRADVQGSQYFANATLVPHQVNSVQLSTGGGPFQLVLDDASGPLAGVRVYAFTASGAYLGLYGTTDAAGTVAFTLSDGSYRFRADYLGYPFWSGPHDVPHQSSALFPIPHQEVTVTVEGQDPAPFPLAGIRTYLFTEGGAYLNRHADTDAAGQVRLRLPEQSYQVRADYLGYSFWSEPFTGVDPTVIVEHGTAAVRVTRGGAELAGARVYLFTAAGAYQGRFETTDAAGTATFRLPDRGYKLRVDIDGTQTWSEVVEILGGVTNPVAVDVAAP, from the coding sequence GTGGTCTACGAGATCGAGGTCTTCGAGGATGCCCTGTTCACCCTTGGGGTCGCCTCGGCCTCGGGCATCGCCGAAGGGACGGACGTCACGGCCTGGCCGGTCCCCCTCGACCTGCGGGAGAACACCCGCTACCACTGGCGCGTGCGGGCAGCCGACGGCAATCGGGCGAGCCAGTGGGCTTACGGAAGCTTCTTCGTGAACCTGGAAAACGAGGCCCCGGGTGCCTTTGCCCTGTCCTGGCCCGCGGACGGCTTTGAGGTGGACACCCTAACCCCGGCGCTTGCGGTCACCAACAGCCGCGACCCCGACGAGGACCCCCTCACCTACGCCTTCGAGGTCTACGAGGACGAGGCGCTGGCGCTGCTCGCCGCCTCGGTCTCCGGGATGGTTGAAGGAGCCGGGGGGCCCGGGGGGGGAGGGGCCACCTCCTGGACCGTGGACGCGCCCCTCGGGGACGGGGCCACCTACTGGTGGAAGGCCGTGGCCACCGACGAGCACGGCGTCTCCACCGAGTCCGCCGTAGGCTCCTTTGTGGTGAACCTCGCCAACCACGCCCCCACCGTGCCGCTCCTCGCGGCTCCGGGGGCCGGGAGCGAGGTCTCGGAGACGGCGCTCGCCCTCGTGGTTGCCAACGCTGCCGACCCCGACGCCGATCCCGATGGAGACCCCCTTACCTACACCTTCGAGCTCGACACCGTCCCCACCTTCGACAGCCCGGAGAAGCAGGCGATGGCCGGGATCCTGGAGGGTACGGGCTGGGAGCCGGGGCAGACCTCCTGGGAGGTCCCCGGGGCGCTCCGGGACGACACCCGCTACTATTGGCGGGCGAAGGCCTCCGACGAGGCTGCGGAGAGCCCGTGGACGGCGGTCGCCACCTTCTTCGTCAGCACAGCAAACGACCCGCCCTCGGCGCCTACCCTGCGAAACCCCTCCGACGGGGGAGAGGTGGGGAGCACGGCGCCGCTCCTGGTGCTCAAGGAGGCTTTGGACCCCGAGGAGGAGTCCCTCACCTACGACTACGAGCTCTACGCCGATGCCGGGCTCACGACCCGAGTTGCCGCCGCCGAAGGACAGGGCCTGGCTTGGGCGCCCCCCCAGCCCCTGGACGACGACCGGTACTACCACTGGCGCGCCCGGGCGGTGGACGCCCACGGCCTTGCGGGGGAGTGGATGGCGGCGGCGCGGTTCGTCGTCAACGAAGCCGCGTTCCTCGATCCGCCCGCGGTGGCCCTGACGCTGCCGGGCGCCGGCGGCCTCCGCACCAACCAGGCCGCAGTGGCGCTGGCCTGGACGGCCTCGAACCCGAGCGGCACGGCGCTCGTAAGCCTCTATTTCGACGAGGAAGGGGCCGGTTACGCCGGTACCCTCCTCGCAGCCGGGCTCGCCCCGGAGGCGGGCGCCTACGCCTGGGACGTCACTGAGCTTCCCGAGGGAACCTACTACGTCTACGTGGCCATCGAAGACAGCTACGGCGCCGCCAAGGCCTATGCTCCGGGTTCGGTCATCCTGGACCGGACTCCCCCGGCCACCTCGGCGTCGCCCCCGGGCGGCCTCTACGCCGCCGCCCAACTCGTGGCGCTCATCGCCGACGACGAAGAAGCGGTCATCCGCTACACCACCGGCGGCCTCCCCCCCGACGCCTCCTCCCCGGTCTACACCGGGCCCATCGCCGTGGAGAGCTCGACGGTCCTCTCCTTCTTCGCCGTCGATCCGGCCGGCAACCCGGGAGAGGTGCGCGCCGAGACCTACGTGATCGACACCGAGCCCCCGGCGGTCGCCATCGCCTCGCCGCTCCCGGGCCTCACCAGCGACCCGGCGCCGGTGCTCGCCTACTCCGCAAGCGACGGGACGGTGCGAGTGCTGGTGGACGGCATCGCGGTGGCAAAGGTCTCGGGCGACCGCCTCGACCCCCTGGCCGACGGCCCCCACACCGTGCGGGTGGAGGCCACGGACGCGGCGGGCAATGTGGGCTTTGCCGAGGTCTCCTTTGCGGTGGAGACGGCGGCTCCCACGGAGCTTTTGGTGCCCGTGCGCACCAGTCGGGGCAGCGGCCTGCCCGGCGTCAGGGTGTATGCCTTTACCGCGGCCGGTGCCTACACCGGCAAGAGCGCCACCGCCGACGCCTCGGGCGTTGCCCGGTTCGACCCCAAGCTGTTCTCCGCGGGCTCGTACAAGCTGCGCGCCGACTACCTCGGTTATCCGTTCTGGTCGGCGGTCTTTACGCTGCCGGGCACCGGCGTCGTGCCCGTCGAGATCGCCGAGGAGACGGCGGCGGTCCAGGTGACCCAGGGCGGAGCGCCTAGAGCCGGGGTCAAGGTGTACCTGTTCACCGGGGCAGGGGCGTACCTGGGCCGGTTTGCGATCACCGACGCCGATGGCATGGTGCGGTTCGACCTTCCCGCCGGGAAGGATTACAAGCTGCGCGCCGACCTGCTCGGCGGCCAGTACTGGAGCGACGTGCTCGCCGTGGGCGCGGGCGCGGCCAACGCCTTCGCGGTGGTCACGGGCGGCGGGGTACTCACGACCACGGTGGACTCGGGCGACGGCACGCCCGTCGCCGGGGCCAACGTCTACCTCTTCAGCGCGGGCGGCAGCTACCTCGGCCTGTCGAGGACCACCGACACGGCCGGGCGCGTGAGCTTCGACGTCCCGACGGCGGGCTACAAGCTGCGCTGCGATCTCCTCGGCTACCAGTTCTGGAGCGACCTCGTCACGGTCACGACCGATACGGCCATCCCCTTCCCGATCCCCCACCGGGACGTCACGGCCCGTGTCGTGGCCGACTACGCGGGCAGCCGCGAGGCCAAGCCCTACGTTCGGGTCTACCTGTTCACCGAGGCCGGGAGCTACCTCGGCCGCTACCAGGATACAAACGAGGCGGGGGAGGTCACCTTCCGGCTGCCGGAGCGGGCCTACAAGCTGCGGGCGGACGTGCTTGCCTTCCAGTACTGGAGCGAGCCCTTCTCCTGGACCGACCCCACCCTCGTCATCCCCGAGGGCACCGCCGAGGTGCGCGTGACCCAGGCGGAACAACCCCTGGCGGGAGTGAAGGTCTACGCCTTCACCGCGGCGGGCGCCTACCTGAGCCTGCACGGGGTGACCCTGGCGGACGGCACCGCGAGCTTTCGCCTGCCGGCCCAAACCTACCGGTTCCGTGCCGACCACCAGGGCAGCCAGTACTGGAGCGCAGACACCGCCTTGCTCCCGGACCAGGTGAACTCCGTACCGGTCCTCACCGGGGGCGGGGCGTTCACCCTGCGGGTGACCGATCTGGCGGGCACGCCCCTGGTCGGCCTGCCCTGCTACCTCTTCGGCGCGGCCGGGAGCTACCTGGGGGAGAGCCGCACCACCACCAGCGCCGGGGAGGCCGGCTTCGACCTGGCAGACGGCACCTACCGGTTCCGGGTCGACCACAAGGGGTACTCCTTCTGGACCGACCCCGCCGCGGTCACCGCCGCCGGGCCCTTCGACCAGGGCCTGGTCATCGACCAGCGCGCAACCACCGCCGCGGTGCAGCGCGATTACGGCGGGGCCCTCGTCCCGGCGCAGGCCATCCCCGTGTACCTCTTTACCGAGGCGGGGGCCTACCTGGGCGAGCGCCGGACCACGAACGCAGCCGGGCAGGCGGTCTTCGAGCTGCCGGATCGCAGCTACCAGGTGCGGGCCGACTACCTCTCGGGCCAGTTCTGGTCCGCCCCGTTCACCGCCGCCGATCCGGTCATCACCATCGCCGAGGGCCAGGCCGAGGTCGCGGTGACCCAGGCGGGCAGCCCCGTGGCGGGGGTGAAGGTCTACGCCTTCAACGCCGGAGGGACGTATCTGGTTCTGAACGAGACCACCGACGCAGAAGGCAAGGTCTACTTCTGGCTGCCCGAGGGCACCTACGGGTTCCGGGCCGACGTGCAGGGGAGCCAGTACTTTGCCAACGCCACCCTGGTGCCGCACCAGGTCAACTCGGTGCAACTCTCCACCGGCGGCGGCCCCTTCCAACTGGTCTTGGATGACGCCAGCGGCCCCCTGGCCGGGGTGCGGGTGTACGCCTTCACGGCGTCCGGCGCCTACCTGGGGCTCTACGGCACCACCGACGCCGCCGGCACGGTGGCGTTCACCCTGTCGGACGGGAGCTACCGGTTCCGCGCCGACTACCTGGGGTATCCGTTCTGGTCCGGACCCCACGACGTCCCGCACCAGAGCTCGGCGCTCTTTCCCATCCCGCACCAGGAAGTGACGGTGACCGTGGAGGGGCAGGACCCGGCCCCGTTCCCACTGGCGGGGATCCGAACCTATCTCTTCACGGAAGGGGGCGCCTACTTGAACCGGCACGCCGACACGGACGCCGCCGGGCAGGTACGGCTGCGCCTGCCGGAGCAGAGCTACCAGGTGCGGGCCGACTATCTGGGCTACTCCTTCTGGTCCGAGCCCTTCACCGGGGTCGATCCGACGGTGATCGTCGAGCACGGCACGGCGGCCGTGCGCGTTACCCGGGGCGGTGCCGAACTGGCCGGCGCACGGGTCTACCTGTTCACCGCGGCCGGTGCGTACCAGGGCCGGTTCGAGACCACCGACGCCGCCGGGACGGCCACCTTCCGGCTGCCCGACCGGGGGTACAAGCTTCGGGTGGATATCGACGGCACCCAGACCTGGAGCGAGGTGGTTGAGATACTGGGCGGGGTGACGAACCCGGTGGCGGTGGACGTGGCGGCCCCCTAG